In Solidesulfovibrio fructosivorans JJ], a genomic segment contains:
- a CDS encoding cereblon family protein — MNKHITLFTTNPPFHLTYDLDEADKTDDTGTFPRPCITNPALAHGDRFVCAQCGAAITSSALRIAVDGSHRHTVPSGFGPDQEIGCFSLAPGCAVIGHFAMDFAKPSRGQWRMAVCATCGAHLGWHHHADDGTGFFGLILDRLDVGDEATDQDQDG, encoded by the coding sequence ATGAACAAGCATATCACCCTTTTCACCACCAACCCGCCCTTCCATCTCACCTACGACCTGGACGAGGCGGACAAGACGGACGATACGGGCACTTTCCCCCGCCCCTGCATCACCAATCCGGCCCTGGCCCATGGCGACCGCTTCGTCTGCGCCCAATGCGGGGCCGCCATCACCAGTTCGGCCCTGCGCATCGCCGTCGACGGCTCCCACCGCCACACCGTGCCGTCCGGCTTCGGCCCGGACCAGGAAATCGGCTGTTTCTCCCTTGCCCCGGGCTGCGCCGTCATCGGGCATTTCGCCATGGATTTCGCCAAGCCCTCGCGAGGCCAGTGGCGCATGGCCGTTTGCGCCACCTGCGGCGCACACCTCGGCTGGCATCACCATGCCGACGACGGCACCGGTTTTTTCGGCCTGATTCTCGACCGCCTGGACGTCGGGGACGAGGCGACGGACCAAGACCAAGACGGCTAA